The sequence GCGCTACCTGGTGTGGCTCCTGGGGGGGGCGGTGGTCGCGGTCGCCTCGGCCCTGGGGGTGGAGGGCGGTCCCCTGGCCGGTCCGCTGCCCATCGCACCGGTGGACCCGGTGACCGGCCTCGGAGCGCTCCTGATCATCGTGGCGGCGGTGGCCACGGTGGCGCGCCACCGGGAGCGTCTCGTGGCCCTCGTGCACCTGAGTGTGGTGGGGCTCCTGGTCGCCCTCGGCTTCGCACGGTTCTCCGGCCCCGACCTGGCCCTGACGCAACTCTCGGTGGAGGTCGTGACGACCGTGCTCCTCCTGCTGGCCCTGTACTTCCTGCCGCCGTCCACGCCGCGCGAGTCCTCCCGCCCGCGGCGGGTCCGTGACCTGCTGGTTGCCGCGGGGGTGGGCGGGGGCGTCGGGTCGCTGACGTGGGCAGTGCTGACCCGCCCCTCCGAGACCCTGTCCGGCTTTTACGTGGACCAGAGCGTTCCGGGAGGTGGGGGGACGAACGTGGTCAATGTCATCCTGGTGGACTTCCGCGGGTTTGACACGCTCGGCGAGATCACCGTGCTCGGGGTCGCCGCGCTCGGCGTGTACGCGATGCTCGAGCGCCTCGTCCTGAAGCCGCCGACCTACGACGTCGCCGGCCGTGCCTGGGACTGGGACCCCTACCCGCTGGTCGCGGCCATCCTGTCCCGGGTCCTTCTTCCGATGGCCATCATGGTGTCCCTGTTCCTCCTGCTGCGGGGCCACAATGAGCCGGGCGGCGGGTTCATCGCCGGGTTGGTCACGGCCGCCGCCATCGTCCTGCAGTTCCTGGCGAGCGGAGCGGCCTGGACGCGGGAGCGCCTGCGCGGTGACGGTGCCGCGCTCATCGGGTGGGGCGTGCTGACCGCCACCCTGACGGGACTGGCGAGCTGGTTCTTCGGCCGGCCGTTTCTCACCTCGGCGCACGGTCACCCCCACTTGCCCCTGGTGGGAGAGGTGCCGCTCGCGAGCGCCATGGTCTTCGACCTCGGCGTCTACCTGACCGTGGTCGGGGCGACGGTCCTGATCCTGGCCCGCCTGGGCAGGGTCGCGGTTCTCGGCCGGGTCACCGCGGGGGAGGAGTGATGGAGGCCCTCGTCGCGGTCGTCGCTGGGGTGCTCGCCGCGTGCGGCGCCTACCTCCTGCTGCGGGCCCGCACCTATCCAGTGGTGCTCGGCCTGACCCTGCTTTCCTACGCCGTGAACGTCGTGCTGTTCGCGATGGGCCGGCTGTCCACCGGTTCCCCACCCCTCATCGACGCCGCGGCGCCGGACTACGCCGATCCCCTCCCGCAGGCCCTGGTCCTCACGGCCATCGTCATCGGTTTCGCCATGACGGCGTTCGTGGTGGTCCTCGCCCTGCGGGCGCTCGGGGATCTCGGCGGGGATCACGTGGACGGGCGCCGCCGCCCAGGGCGGGAGCGGCCGTGAGCCATCTGGTGATTGGCCCCGTCCTGCTGCCGCTCTTCGCGGGCGTGGTCCTGCTGCTCGGGGCTGGGTGGCCGCTGGCCTGGCAGCGGGGGCTCAGCCTGACCGCCGCCGCCGCGCTGGTGCCGCTCTCGTTCCTGCTCCTCGGCACGACGCTCGACGGCGGCTACGGGGTCTACGCCCTGGGGGACTGGCCCAGTCCCTTCGCGATCGTTCTGGTGGCCGACCGCCTGAGCGCGATGCTGGTCGCGCTCACCTCCGTCCTGGCCCTCTTCGCCCTGCTGCATGCCAGCCGGGGTACGGACGCCGAGGGACGCCACTTTCACGCCCTCTTCCAGTTCCAGTTGTTCGGGGTCGACGGGGCCTTCCTCACCGGTGACCTGTTCAACCTGTTCGTGTTCTTCGAGGTCCTGCTCATCGCCTCCTACACCCTCCTGTTGCACGGGGGAGGGCCGGTCCGGACTCGCGCTGCGCTCCACTACGTGGTTCTCAATCTGGTGGGCTCGAGCCTCTTTCTCATCGCCGCGGGCGTGCTCTACGGCGTTACGGGCACCCTGAACCTGGCGGAGCTGGCGGTGCGGGTCGCCGCGCTGCCCCCGGGAGACGCGGGCCTCGCGCGGGCGGGAGGCCTGCTCCTGCTGGTGGTCTTCGGGTTGAAGGCTGCGCTGCTGCCGTTCCACCTCTGGTTGCCGGCCGCCTACGCCGGCGCGGCGGCGCCGGTCGCGGCCCTGTTCGCGATCATGACCAAGGTGGGTGTGTACGCCATCCTCCGGGTGTTCACCCTGGTCTTCGGCGGCTCGGCGGGCAGACTCGCGGGCCTGGGGGAGGCCTGGCTCTGGCCGCTCGCCCTGGCGACCGTCGCGGTAGGCGCGGTCGGTGCGCTCGGCAGCAGGAGCCTGCGCAGGCTGGTGGCGTATCTGGTGGTCGTGTCGGTGGGTACCCTGCTCGCCGGGGTTGCCCTCGGCACCGGCGCCGCCCGGGCGGCGAGCCTCTTCTACCTGGTGCACAGCACCCTGGTGACCGGCGGACTCTTCCTGCTGGCCGACGTCATCGGCCGGCGCCGGGGGTCGGCGTCCGACTCGCTGGTGTCCGGCGCGCCATTCGCGCGGCCGCTCGTCCCCGGCGTGCTCTTCGTCGTGCTGGCGGTGGGGATGGCCGGGCTGCCGCCTTTGGGGGGATTCCTGGGCAAGTTGCTCCTCCTGCAGGCGGGGGTGTCTTCCCCCCGGGCCCCGTGGCTGTTCGCGGTGGTGTTGGGGGCGGGGCTCCTCAGCCTGGTCGCGCTCGGCCGTGCCGGCAGCACCCTGTTCTGGCGCCGGAGCGAAACCCCGGGGCAGGAGGTGGGGGCCGGGGGGCGCTCGGGACCGCTCGCTCCGACCGTGGCCCTGGTGTCCGGGGTCCTCCTGTTCGCAGTCCTGGCGGGTCCGGTCGCGGAGCTCACCCGGGCGGCTGCGGCGCAACTGGCCGAGCCCGCGGGTTTCGTGAATGCGGTGCTCGGGCCGCGCTCCGGGGAGCGGGTCCGGTGAGCCGGTGGCACTTCAGGCCCGTCCTCTCGAGCGCGTTGCTGGTGCTGTGGTTGCTGCTCGTCAACAGCACGTCCCTTGGCCAGATCGTGCTGGGCGGGTCGTTCGCCGTGGTCATTTCCTGGTGGGTGGAGCCCTTCTGGCCGCACCACCGGCGGACCTGCCGGGCGGTGCGCCTGGTGGGTTTCGCGGGGCTCGTGCTGGCGGACATCGTGCGGGCGAACTTCCGGGTTGCGGCGCTCATCCTGGGGGCCCCCGAGAAGCTGCAGCCCGCCTTCGTCGAGGTCCCCATCGACCTGACCGACGAGCTCGCCATCGCGACCCTGGCCAGCATCATCTCCCTGGCACCGGGCACAGTGTCCGCCAGGGTCAGCGCAGACCGGCGGACGATCCTGGTGCACGGGCTGGACGTCGCGGACGGTCCCGCCCTCGTGGCGGAGATCAAGGAGCGCTACGAGGCGCCCCTGAAGGAGATCCTCGAATGCTCGGTCTAGCGGTGGCGTTGTCCTTCGGCATGCTGGGGATTGCCGTCCTGCTCAATCTCTGGCGGCTCGTGCGTGGTCCCGAGCTCCCCGACCGGGTGCTTGCCCTCGACACCCTGTACGTCAATGCCATCGGGCTGATCCTGTTGTTCGACGTGCACCTGGACCGGGCGGTCAACTTCGAGGCCGCGCTCGTCATCGCGATGATGGGCTTCGTCGGGACGCTGGCGTTCTCCAAGTTCCTGCTGCGCGGTGACATCATCGAGTAGCGGGATAGACGAGTGGCGGGAGAGAGGTTCGGGTCGCAGCCGGCCCGCTACGGGTGGGAGGTTCGAGAGATGAGCTCGGCGACGTGGGGAGTGGAGGTTCTGGTGTCGGTGCTGCTGTTGGTGGGGGCCGGCTTCGCCCTGGTGGGCTCGATCGGCCTTGCGCGGCTGCCGGACTTCTTCATGCGCCTGCACGGCCCCGCCAAGGCCACGACCCTCGGTGTCGGGGCGATGATGCTGGGCTCGGCGCTTCACTTCGGTGCCCGGGGAGACGGCCTGAGCCTCCGCGAGCTTCTGCTGAGCGCTTTCCTGCTCGTCACCGCGCCCGTCAGCGCCCACCTCCTGGCGAAGGCGGCGCTGCACCTGAAGATCCCCACGCGCTCCCGGCCCCCTCAGCGGATCACGTAGAGCAGCACGGCCAGGAAGTGAAAGACGCTGCCGGCGAGCACCCACAGGTGCCAGACGGCGTGCATGTACTTGATTCTCTCGAGCACGTAGAACACGACACCGATCGTGTAGGCGAGGCCCCCGGCCACGAGGAGCCAGAGTCCGCCGGGCTCGAGCCGCTCCGCCAGCGGTCCGAACGACACCACGATGAGCCACCCCATCGCCAGGTACACGAGGGCCGACAGCCAGCGAGGGCGATAGGTCCAGAACGCCTCCATCGAGATGCCCACCACGGCGAATCCCCAGACGATCCCGAACAGCCACCAGCCGTTCGCCTCGCGCAGCGTCACCAGGCAGAACGGGGTGTAGGTGCCGGCGATCAGCAGGTAGATGCTGCAGTGGTCCAGGACCTTGAAGAGGTGCTTGGCCTTCGGGTGGGGGACGCTGTGGTAGAGCGTCGAGGTCGTGTAGGCGAGGATCAGGGAAACGCCGAGCACGATGGCGCTGGCGAGCTTGTAGCCGTCGTTCGCCAGGACGGCGAACACGGTGAGGATCACCAGGCCCGCGACCGCGAGCCCGACCCCGACGCCGTGCGTGGTGCCGTTCGCGATCTCTTCGCCCAGCGTGTAGCCGCGCCGGGTCCCGAGCGCCTGCGCCTCGCCTGCCTGGCCGCTCACGACGGCGTACCCCCGCCGCGGTACCCATCCCGACCGGCGGGCATCAGGACGATGCCGCCCAGGGGCGGGACGGTGACAGTGAGGGACCAGTCACGGCCCAGCCACTGCCGGGGTTCCGCCTGGAGCCGCGTCATTCCGTTGCCCGTGTTGCTCCCGGCGTAGTACTGGGAGTCGGAGTTGAACACCTCCTCGTAGACCCCCTCGCGGGGCACGCCGATCCGGTAGTTGTGACGGGGGGTCGGCGTGAAGTTGATCACCACGACGGCGAAATCCTCCCCGGACTTGCGCAGGAAGCTCAGCACCGACTGCTGGGCGTCGTTGCAGTCGAGCCACTCGAAGCCTTCCCATTCGAATTCGTGCGCGTGCAGCTCCGGCCGGGAGTGATAGAGACGATTGAGGTCCTTCACGAGCCGCTGGATGCCGGCGTGGTAGGGATACTGAAGCATCCACCAGTCGAGCACGCCGGCGCTGTTCCACTCCGTGCCCTGACCGAACTCGGTGCCCATGAAGAGCAGCTTCTTGCCGGGGTGGGTGAACATGTACGTGTAGGCGAGCCGCAGATTGGCGAAGCGCTGCCACTCGTCCCCGGGCATCTTGGTGAGCATCGAGCCCTTGCCGTGCACGACCTCGTCGTGGGAGAAGGGCAGCATGAAGTTCTCGGTGAAGGCGTAGAGCATGCTGAACGTCAGCATGTCGTGGTGGTACTTGCGGTAGATGGGGTCCTTCGCGAAATAGCGCAGGGTGTCGTTCATCCACCCCATGTTCCACTTCAGGTCGAAGCCGAGGCCGCCCAGGTAGACGGGACGGGTCACCTGAGGCCAGGCCGTGGACTCTTCCGCGATCAGCAGGCACCCGGGGACCTGGGCGTGGGTGACGATGTTCAGTTCGCGCAGGAACTCGATGGCCTCGAGGTTCTCGCGGCCCCCGTGCTGGTTCGGAACCCACTCCGAGCGCGAGTAGTCGAGGTAGAGCATCGAAGCCACCGCGTCGACTCGCAAGCCGTCGATGTGGAACTCCTCGAGCCAGAACAGGGCGCTCGAGAGCAGGAAATTCTTCACCTCGTGGCGCCCGTAGTTGAAGATGAGGGTGGACCAGTCGAGGTGCTCGCCCTTGCGGGGATCGGCGTGCTCGTAGAGCGCCGTGCCGTCGAAGCGCGCGAGGCCGTGGGCGTCCTTCGGGAAGTGGGCGGGCGCCCAGTCGAGGATGACGCCGATGCCGTTCCGGTGGCAGTGATCGATGAAAAAGCGGAGCTCGTCGGGTGCCCCGAAGCGCGATGTGGGGGCGTAGTACCCCGTGGTCTGGTAGCCCCAGGATTGATCGAACGGGTGTTCGGTGATGGGCAGGAGCTCGATGTGATTGAAGCCCATGTCGCGAACGTACTCGACGAGGCGGACCGCGCACTCCCGGTAGTCGAGGAACTCCCCCGCGACACCCCGCTGCCATGACCCCAGGTGCACCTCGTACACCGACATGGGCGCGCGTTGCCAGTCGCGGCGTGCGCGCTGCTCGAGCCACGACTGGTCCTGCCACGAATAGGCCGATCGGCCGGCGACGACCGAGGCGGTATTCGGCCGCAGCTCGAA comes from Gammaproteobacteria bacterium and encodes:
- a CDS encoding Na+/H+ antiporter subunit C; this translates as MEALVAVVAGVLAACGAYLLLRARTYPVVLGLTLLSYAVNVVLFAMGRLSTGSPPLIDAAAPDYADPLPQALVLTAIVIGFAMTAFVVVLALRALGDLGGDHVDGRRRPGRERP
- a CDS encoding monovalent cation/H+ antiporter subunit D, translating into MSHLVIGPVLLPLFAGVVLLLGAGWPLAWQRGLSLTAAAALVPLSFLLLGTTLDGGYGVYALGDWPSPFAIVLVADRLSAMLVALTSVLALFALLHASRGTDAEGRHFHALFQFQLFGVDGAFLTGDLFNLFVFFEVLLIASYTLLLHGGGPVRTRAALHYVVLNLVGSSLFLIAAGVLYGVTGTLNLAELAVRVAALPPGDAGLARAGGLLLLVVFGLKAALLPFHLWLPAAYAGAAAPVAALFAIMTKVGVYAILRVFTLVFGGSAGRLAGLGEAWLWPLALATVAVGAVGALGSRSLRRLVAYLVVVSVGTLLAGVALGTGAARAASLFYLVHSTLVTGGLFLLADVIGRRRGSASDSLVSGAPFARPLVPGVLFVVLAVGMAGLPPLGGFLGKLLLLQAGVSSPRAPWLFAVVLGAGLLSLVALGRAGSTLFWRRSETPGQEVGAGGRSGPLAPTVALVSGVLLFAVLAGPVAELTRAAAAQLAEPAGFVNAVLGPRSGERVR
- a CDS encoding Na+/H+ antiporter subunit E, with protein sequence MSRWHFRPVLSSALLVLWLLLVNSTSLGQIVLGGSFAVVISWWVEPFWPHHRRTCRAVRLVGFAGLVLADIVRANFRVAALILGAPEKLQPAFVEVPIDLTDELAIATLASIISLAPGTVSARVSADRRTILVHGLDVADGPALVAEIKERYEAPLKEILECSV
- a CDS encoding K+/H+ antiporter subunit F, which translates into the protein MLGLAVALSFGMLGIAVLLNLWRLVRGPELPDRVLALDTLYVNAIGLILLFDVHLDRAVNFEAALVIAMMGFVGTLAFSKFLLRGDIIE
- a CDS encoding Na+/H+ antiporter subunit G, with translation MSSATWGVEVLVSVLLLVGAGFALVGSIGLARLPDFFMRLHGPAKATTLGVGAMMLGSALHFGARGDGLSLRELLLSAFLLVTAPVSAHLLAKAALHLKIPTRSRPPQRIT
- a CDS encoding hemolysin III family protein, producing the protein MSGQAGEAQALGTRRGYTLGEEIANGTTHGVGVGLAVAGLVILTVFAVLANDGYKLASAIVLGVSLILAYTTSTLYHSVPHPKAKHLFKVLDHCSIYLLIAGTYTPFCLVTLREANGWWLFGIVWGFAVVGISMEAFWTYRPRWLSALVYLAMGWLIVVSFGPLAERLEPGGLWLLVAGGLAYTIGVVFYVLERIKYMHAVWHLWVLAGSVFHFLAVLLYVIR
- the glgB gene encoding 1,4-alpha-glucan branching protein GlgB; translated protein: MSAPRARRGAARTPGGPASSTPRSVRYLPYHQGRDCGCPGPFAERDPVTESHPSETAAQAARATTPPTAPAPDPAAPNVDAPLARVTAAPHQDPYTYGPQLSDFDLHLFAEGKHWHAYRFLGAHEHEVEGVTGVLFSVWAPNAERVSVVGDFNQWDGRRHTMRLREGKGVWELFLPDLTAGALYKYEIRSRVTGEVFLKSDPYGQLFELRPNTASVVAGRSAYSWQDQSWLEQRARRDWQRAPMSVYEVHLGSWQRGVAGEFLDYRECAVRLVEYVRDMGFNHIELLPITEHPFDQSWGYQTTGYYAPTSRFGAPDELRFFIDHCHRNGIGVILDWAPAHFPKDAHGLARFDGTALYEHADPRKGEHLDWSTLIFNYGRHEVKNFLLSSALFWLEEFHIDGLRVDAVASMLYLDYSRSEWVPNQHGGRENLEAIEFLRELNIVTHAQVPGCLLIAEESTAWPQVTRPVYLGGLGFDLKWNMGWMNDTLRYFAKDPIYRKYHHDMLTFSMLYAFTENFMLPFSHDEVVHGKGSMLTKMPGDEWQRFANLRLAYTYMFTHPGKKLLFMGTEFGQGTEWNSAGVLDWWMLQYPYHAGIQRLVKDLNRLYHSRPELHAHEFEWEGFEWLDCNDAQQSVLSFLRKSGEDFAVVVINFTPTPRHNYRIGVPREGVYEEVFNSDSQYYAGSNTGNGMTRLQAEPRQWLGRDWSLTVTVPPLGGIVLMPAGRDGYRGGGTPS